From a single Brassica rapa cultivar Chiifu-401-42 chromosome A01, CAAS_Brap_v3.01, whole genome shotgun sequence genomic region:
- the LOC103848030 gene encoding 40S ribosomal protein S23-2, translated as MGKTRGMGAGRKLKRLRINQRWADKQYKKSHQGNEWKKPFAGSSHAKGIVLEKIGIEAKQPNSAIRKCARVQLIKNGKKIAAFVPNDGCLNYIEENDEVLIAGFGRKGHAVGDIPGVRFKVVKVSGVSLLALFKEKKEKPRS; from the exons ATGGG TAAGACACGTGGTATGGGAGCTGGGCGAAAGCTGAAGAGGCTTAGGATTAACCAGAGGTGGGCGGACAAGCAGTACAAGAAGTCTCACCAAGGCAATGAGTGGAAGAAGCCTTTTGCTGGATCTTCTCACGCCAAGGGTATCGTCCTTGAGAAGAT TGGTATTGAGGCCAAGCAGCCTAACTCTGCCATTCGTAAATGTGCTAGAGTTCAGTTGATCAAGAACGGTAAAAAGATTGCTGCTTTCGTTCCTAATGATGGTTGCTTGAACTACATTGAAGAGAAC GACGAGGTGTTGATTGCTGGGTTCGGGCGTAAAGGTCATGCGGTGGGAGATATTCCCGGAGTTAGATTCAAGGTGGTGAAGGTCTCTGGTGTCTCACTCTTGGCTCTTTTcaaggagaagaaggagaagcctAGGTCTTAG
- the LOC103848020 gene encoding uncharacterized protein LOC103848020, translating to MEEMRRGVPTWQEELASLMDGGLQYDDGSPIGQDSRSGFESVVDGSGSGSESTESLKDQVTGFMKSWGEMLMDLAVGCKDVVQQTLVSEDSVVVRKLRKPAAKLRFLNEYLPEDRDPAHAWPVIFFVFLIALAALSFGSDNSTSVPVLKKLRLHPPGASRVELPDGRYLAYQELGVSSDRARYSLIVPHSFMSSRLAGIPGVKDSLLKDYGVRLVSYDLPGFGESDPHRGRNLSSSASDMIDLASALGIVEKFWLLGYSSGSMHAWAAMRYFPDRIAGVAMIAPMINPYEASMSKEETAKTWEQWPRKRKFKYFLARRWPSLLPFFYRRSFLSGYLQPLDQWMSISLGEKDKHVMRDPVFEEHYQRNVEESTRQGTAKPFVEEAVLHVSNWGFSLPDFRLQKKCKANGVLSWLMSMYSESECELVGFGKPIHIWQGMEDRVAPPSVTDYISRVIPEATVHRLPNEGHFSYFFFCDECHKEIFSALFGEPQGPVELTEERTETHEPDQPEIGSSNTSTTKG from the exons ATGGAGGAGATGCGGAGAGGAGTGCCTACGTGGCAAGAAGAGCTAGCGAGTCTAATGGACGGAGGACTACAATACGACGACGGATCTCCCATTGGTCAAGATTCCAGGTCGGGTTTCGAGTCGGTGGTGGATGGATCCGGGTCCGGATCCGAATCAACCGAGAGTTTGAAGGATCAGGTCACGGGGTTTATGAAGTCGTGGGGAGAGATGCTTATGGATCTCGCCGTGGGATGCAAGGACGTTGTGCAGCAGACTCTGGTCAGTGAAGACTCTGTCGTGGTGCGTAAGCTCCGTAAACCAGCTGCTAAGCTGAGATTCCTCAACGAGTACTTGCCTGAGGATCGTGATCCTGCTCACGCCTGGCCTgtcatcttcttcgtcttcctcatTGCTCTAGCAG CGTTAAGTTTTGGTTCTGACAATTCAACATCCGTCCCCGTGTTAAAGAAACTCCGTTTGCATCCTCCAGGTGCAAGCCGTGTAGAGCTGCCTGACGGTAGATATTTAGCTTACCAGGAGCTTGGTGTTTCATCCGACAGAGCTAGATACTCTTTAATCGTTCCTCATTCTTTCATGTCCTCTCGTCTTGCtg GTATACCTGGAGTGAAAGACTCGTTGCTCAAGGACTATGGAGTACGTCTAGTGTCGTATGATCTTCCAGGGTTTGGAGAGAGTGATCCTCATCGTGGTAGGAACCTTAGCTCATCAGCTTCGGATATGATTGATCTAGCGTCTGCTCTTGGGATTGTTGAGAAGTTCTGGTTACTCGGCTATTCTAGTGGCAGTATGCATGCTTGGGCTGCGATGAGATACTTTCCTGACAGAATAGCTG GAGTTGCCATGATAGCTCCTATGATCAATCCATATGAGGCGAGCATGAGTAAGGAAGAGACGGCGAAAACGTGGGAGCAGTGGCCACGTAAGAGgaaatttaaatactttttgGCTCGTAGGTGGCCGAGTCTTCTTCCTTTCTTCTACCGTAGGTCCTTTCTCTCCGGTTATCTTCAGCCGCTGGATCAGTGGATGTCAATCTCATTAGGTGAAAAG GACAAACATGTGATGAGAGATCCAGTCTTTGAAGAACATTACCAAAGGAACGTGGAAGAGTCTACACGCCAAGGAACCGCTAAGCCGTTTGTGGAAGAAGCCGTGTTACACGTGTCAAACTGGGGGTTTAGTCTTCCTGACTTCCGCTTGCAGAAGAAGTGTAAAGCCAACGGGGTACTTTCTTGGCTAATGTCGATGTACAGCGAGTCAGAATGTGAGCTTGTTGGGTTTGGGAAACCTATACACATATGGCAG GGTATGGAGGACCGAGTTGCACCACCTTCAGTGACGGATTACATTAGCCGGGTTATACCAGAAGCAACGGTGCATAGACTCCCAAACGAAGGGCACTTCTCTTACTTCTTTTTCTGTGATGAGTGTCACAAGGAGATATTCTCTGCTCTATTTGGAGAGCCGCAAGGTCCAGTAGAGTTAACAGAAGAAAGAACAGAAACTCATGAACCGGATCAACCGGAGATAGGTTCATCCAATACTAGCACTACCAAAGGGtaa
- the LOC103848010 gene encoding disease resistance protein RPS6, with product MATSSSCNWVFDVFPSFSGEDVRKTFLSHLLLSLDRKLITCFKDNEIERSQSIGLKLVHAIRDSRIAIVILSKTYASSTWCLNELLEIVKCKEDKGQIVIPVFYGLDPSHVRKQTGEFGETFQMICKNRSDELPDLWKGALTHVANIHGYHSDNWNNEAHLIEDITNDVLGRLVTLTPSMEFADFAGIEDHIAKMSVLLQLESEEVRMVGIWGPVGIGKTTIARALFGRISRHFQSSIFIDRAFVSKTMEIFRTANPDDYNMKLRLQECFLSEILNKKDIKIHHLGVVGERLKHKRVLVVLDDLSDQLVLDSLVGGTQWFGCGSRVLVVTKDKHVLRAHGIDRIYEVGLPSDELALDMFCTYAFRENSQRDGFNELASEVAKFAGNLPLALNVLGLYLRGRDKDDWLDMLPRLRKGLDGKIKKALRVSYDGLGCKEDKSLFRHVACLFNGMEANDIKMLLADSGLDVNIGLKNLIDNSLIHERGSCVHIHCLVQRMGKEIVRTQSNKPREREFLMDSKDVCDLFNGNSDSKKVMGISLNLAELYELLRIDKKAFRRLRNLRFLRIYRDSLDLHKQVRLHLPGGLDYLSPKLKLLCWDEYPLPCLPSSFRAEHLVVLRMRNSKLEKLWKEDESPTCLEVMVAVPQPIWMLNEVYMQVCTELEALVHTGINLESLYRLDLSGSSRFRTFPYISTNISFLILNQTGIKEVPWWIENFSRLVCLEMWECKSLNYISPNISKLKLLEKVDFSNCGALTDASWLDREANAIHTKLPALSFINCFKLDQEALIQQSVFKYLILPGGKVPSHFTNQATGSSLVIHLLQSSLSQQLLGFRACLVVDANELKPITSSWIVSCHFTGKDSSSSFGSSDCQLDIELPRQMDNHLVIFDCCFPLNKDNDSLAELNYDPVDVEIKFTSDSCCEIKGCGVHCFSDKQLSNVCEADKSNMVTAEEFGKSSAAARRSRKPLRVTGKTIQESTDLSCSQTVEEHWMYV from the exons ATGGCCACTTCTTCCTCTTGCAATTGGGTATTCGACGTCTTCCCGAGCTTCAGCGGAGAAGATGTCCGTAAAACATTCCTCAGCCACCTTCTCCTATCCCTCGATCGCAAACTAATCACTTGTTTCAAAGACAACGAGATAGAGAGAAGCCAGTCCATCGGCCTGAAGCTAGTACACGCGATCAGAGATTCAAGGATCGCCATCGTTATCTTATCCAAGACGTACGCCTCTTCCACCTGGTGCTTGAACGAGTTGCTCGAGATCGTTAAATGCAAGGAAGACAAGGGACAAATTGTGATTCCAGTGTTCTACGGTTTGGATCCATCTCATGTCAGGAAACAGACAGGCGAGTTCGGAGAGACGTTTCAGATGATTTGCAAGAACAGATCAGATGAGTTGCCTGATCTATGGAAAGGAGCTTTGACACATGTAGCAAATATCCATGGATATCACTCCGACAACTG GAATAACGAAGCACATCTGATTGAAGACATCACCAATGATGTTTTGGGTAGACTTGTTACTTTAACACCGTCAATGGAGTTTGCTGACTTTGCTGGAATCGAAGATCATATAGCTAAGATGAGTGTATTGTTGCAGTTGGAATCAGAGGAAGTGAGGATGGTTGGGATATGGGGTCCCGTTGGGATTGGGAAGACTACCATTGCAAGAGCTCTGTTTGGTCGAATCTCTCGTCACTTCCAAAGCAGCATTTTCATAGACAGAGCTTTCGTATCAAAGACTATGGAAATCTTCAGGACAGCCAATCCAGACGACTACAACATGAAGTTGCGCTTGCAAGAATGTTTCCTGTCTGAGATTTTAAACAAAAAGGATATAAAGATACATCACTTAGGCGTGGTCGGAGAGAGGCTAAAGCACAAGAGAGTTCTTGTAGTACTTGATGATTTGAGTGATCAACTAGTGCTAGATTCCTTGGTTGGTGGAactcaatggtttggatgtggGAGCAGAGTTCTCGTCGTTACAAAAGACAAGCATGTTCTGAGAGCTCATGGGATTGATCGTATCTACGAGGTTGGTCTCCCATCTGATGAACTAGCTCTAGATATGTTTTGCACATATGCATTCAGGGAGAACTCCCAACGCGATGGATTTAACGAGCTTGCTTCTGAAGTGGCCAAATTCGCGGGTAATCTTCCTTTGGCTCTTAACGTTTTGGGGTTGTACTTGCGAGGGAGGGACAAAGATGATTGGTTAGATATGTTGCCTAGGCTTCGGAAAGGACTAGATGGGAAAATCAAGAAAGCACTCAGAGTTAGCTATGATGGGTTAGGTTGCAAAGAAGATAAATCACTGTTTCGTCACGTTGCATGTCTTTTTAATGGTATGGAAGCCAATGACATCAAGATGTTACTTGCTGATAGTGGCTTGGATGTTAATATCGGGCTTAAAAACTTAATCGATAACTCGCTTATACATGAGAGAGGGAGCTGTGTGCATATACATTGTTTGGTACAAAGAATGGGTAAAGAAATCGTCCGTACACAGTCCAACAAGCCTAGAGAACGAGAGTTCCTGATGGATTCTAAGGATGTTTGTGATCTATTTAATGGTAACTCT GATAGTAAAAAGGTTATGGGTATATCATTGAATCTAGCAGAGTTGTATGAACTGTTACGCATCGATAAGAAGGCCTTCAGAAGATTACGTAATCTCCGTTTCTTGAGAATATACAGGGACTCACTGGACTTGCATAAACAAGTGAGATTGCATTTACCAGGAGGCCTCGATTATTTGTCCCCTAAGCTCAAGTTGCTTTGTTGGGATGAATATCCATTGCCATGTTTGCCTTCGAGCTTTCGTGCTGAACACCTTGTTGTGCTCAGAATGCGAAACAGCAAGCTCGAGAAACTGTGGAAAGAAGATGAG tCACCTACATGCCTGGAGGTTATGGTGGCAGTTCCTCAGCCTATTTGGATGCTCAATGAAGTATATATGCAAGTTTGCACAGAGCTGGAGGCTCTTGTTCATACTGGCATCAACCTGGAATCTCTTTATAGGCTTGATCTTAGTGGATCCTCAAGGTTTAGGACTTTTCCTTATATCTCAACCAACATCTCATTTCTTATTCTAAACCAAACCGGTATCAAAGAAGTTCCTTGGTGGATAGAGAACTTCTCAAGGCTTGTATGCTTAGAGATGTGGGAATGCAAAAGTTTAAACTATATATCCCCAAACATTTCCAAACTGAAACTGCTTGAGAAGGTTGACTTTTCAAACTGTGGGGCACTGACTGATGCTAGTTGGCTTGACCGTGAAGCAAACGCTATTCACACTAAGTTACCAGCGCTCAGTTTCATCAACTGCTTCAAATTAGATCAAGAAGCTCTCATTCAACAATCAGTTTTCAAGTACCTGATCTTGCCTGGTGGAAAAGTGCCTTCACATTTCACCAACCAAGCTACCGGAAGCTCTCTGGTCATCCATCTACTTCAGAGCTCTCTCTCTCAACAGCTCTTGGGGTTTAGAGCTTGCCTTGTGGTTGATGCCAATGAGCTTAAACCCATAACCTCTAGCTGGATTGTAAGTTGTCACTTCACAGGGAAAGACAGTAGTAGCTCCTTTGGTTCCTCTGATTGTCAGCTTGACATAGAGTTGCCGCGTCAGATGGATAATCATCTGGTTATCTTCGACTGTTGTTTCCCTCTAAACAAAGACAATGATTCTCTAGCTGAACTGAACTACGATCCAGTGGATGTAGAGATTAAATTCACTAGTGACTCTTGTTGCGAAATTAAAGGATGTGGAGTACATTGTTTTTCGGACAAACAACTTAGTAACGTTTGTGAAGCTGATAAAAGCAACATGGTTACTGCTGAAGAGTTCGGAAAGAGCAGTGCAGCGGCAAGGAGAAGTAGGAAGCCTTTGCGG GTAACGGGAAAGACCATTCAAGAAAGTACGGACTTGAGCTGCAGCCAAACCGTCGAGGAACACTGGATGTATGTTTGA
- the LOC103848052 gene encoding 60S ribosomal protein L4-1, which produces MAAAAARPLVTVQGLDGDMTTDQSTTVVLPDVMTAPVRPDIVNFVHAQISNNSRQPYAVSKKAGHQTSAESWGTGRAVSRIPRVPGGGTHRAGQAAFGNMCRGGRMFAPTKIWRRWHRRVNVNMKRHAIVSAIAATAVPALVMARGHKIENVPEMPLVVSDSAEAVEKTAAAIKVLKQVGAYDDAEKAKDSIGIRSGVGKMRNRRYISRKGPLVVYGTEGAKIVKAFRNITGVELCHVERLNLLKLAPGGHLGRFVIWTKSAFEKLEGIYGSFEKPSEKKKGYVLPRAKMVNADLARIINSDEVQSVVKPIKKDAKRAVMKKNPLKNLNVMLKLNPYAKTAKRMSLLAEAQRVKAKKEKLTKKRKTVTKEEALAIKAAGKSWYQTMVSDSDYTEFDNFTKWLGASQ; this is translated from the exons ATGGCCGCCGCCGCCGCACGTCCTCTCGTCACCGTCCAAGGCCTAGACGGCGACATGACCACCGACCAATCCACCACCGTCGTCCTCCCCGACGTCATGACCGCCCCCGTCCGCCCCGACATCGTCAACTTCGTCCACGCCCAAATCTCCAACAACAGCCGCCAGCCCTACGCCGTCTCCAAGAAAGCCGGCCACCAGACCTCCGCCGAGTCCTGGGGAACTGGCCGCGCCGTCTCCCGTATCCCCCGCGTTCCCGGAGGCGGAACTCACCGCGCCGGCCAAGCTGCGTTCGGAAACATGTGCCGCGGCGGACGCATGTTCGCCCCGACCAAGATCTGGCGCCGCTGGCACCGCCGCGTCAACGTCAACATGAAACGGCACGCGATCGTCTCCGCCATCGCCGCCACGGCGGTTCCCGCGCTCGTGATGGCTCGCGGACACAAGATCGAGAACGTCCCCGAGATGCCTCTTGTGGTTAGTGACTCAGCCGAGGCCGTTGAGAAAACGGCGGCGGCGATTAAAGTGTTGAAACAGGTTGGAGCTTATGATGATGCTGAGAAGGCGAAGGATAGTATTGGGATTAGGTCTGGGGTGGGGAAGATGAGGAACCGTCGTTATATCTCTAGGAAAGGTCCTCTTGTGGTTTACGGCACCGAAGGGGCTAAGATTGTTAAGGCCTTTAGGAATATCACTGGTGTTGAGCTTTGCCACGTGGAGAGGCTTAACTTGTTGAAGCTTGCACCTGGTGGTCATCTTGGGAGGTTTGTGATTTGGACTAAGAGTgcttttgagaagcttgagggGATCTATGGGTCTTTTGAGAAGCcctcggagaagaagaaggggTATGTGCTTCCTAGGGCGAAGATGGTGAATGCTGACTTGGCGAGGATTATTAACTCTGATGAGGTGCAGAGTGTGGTGAAGCCGATTAAGAAGGATGCCAAGAGGGCTGTGATGAAGAAGAATCCGTTGAAGAATTTGAATGTGATGCTGAAGTTGAATCCGTATGCGAAGACTGCTAAGAGGATGTCTTTGTTGGCTGAGGCGCAGAGGGTTAAGGCTAAGAAGGAGAAGCTCACCAAGAAGAGGAAGACTGTCACCAAG GAGGAGGCATTGGCTATCAAGGCAGCAGGGAAGTCGTGGTACCAGACTATGGTCTCCGACAGCGACTACACCGAGTTTGACAACTTCACCAAGTGGCTCGGTGCTAGCCAGTAA
- the LOC103848060 gene encoding protein REVEILLE 8 encodes MSSSTSRNQTAAEAQPSTDVVAEGSSKKVRKPYTITKSRESWTEEEHDKFLEALQLFDRDWKKIEDFVGSKTVIQIRSHAQKYFLKVQKNGTLAHVPPPRPKRKAAHPYPQKASKSAQMQLQVSTSWDDASMLLNRVISPRQELATFRGPQADIGPKGILNVSSPSTSGLGSSSRTFSGSEIVAKQPPVLHVVPDFSEVYNFIGSVFDPETRLDHVAKLKEMDPINFETVLLLMRNLTFNLSNPEFESARKVLSSHEVNTELPSVTTGSFFENSKSYKSS; translated from the exons ATGAGTTCATCAACTTCAAGGAATCAGACGGCCGCCGAAGCACAACCGTCCACGGATGTCGTGGCGGAAGGTTCGTCGAAGAAGGTGAGGAAACCTTATACCATCACCAAGTCCAGGGAGAGCTGGACGGAGGAAGAGCACGACAAGTTTCTCGAAGCGCTTCAACT GTTTGATCGAGACTGGAAAAAGATAGAAGATTTCGTGGGTTCCAAGACTGTTATTCAG ATAAGGAGTCACGCTCAAAAATACTTTCTAAAGGTTCAGAAAAACGGGACACTAGCACATGTACCACCCCCTCGCCCTAAGCGCAAAGCAGCTCATCCATATCCTCAAAAGGCATCTAAGAGCG CTCAAATGCAACTTCAAGTTTCAACTTCTTGGGATGACGCATCAATGCTGCTAAACAGAGTTATTTCACCACGTCAGGAACTTGCTACCTTTCGTGGACCACAAG CTGATATTGGACCAAAGGGTATATTAAATGTTAGTAGCCCTTCGACGTCTGGTCTGGGAAGCTCAAGCCGAACATTCTCAGGTTCTGAGATTGTAGCAAAACAGCCTCCAGTGCTTCATG TTGTTCCTGATTTTTCTGAAGTTTATAACTTCATCGGGAGTGTGTTTGATCCTGAAACGAGACTGGATCACGTGGCGAAGCTCAAGGAAATGGATCCTATAAATTTCGAAACT GTCCTGTTATTGATGAGAAACCTTACATTTAACTTATCAAACCCTGAGTTCGAATCCGCT AGGAAAGTCCTCTCATCACATGAGGTGAACACTGAGCTCCCAAGCGTTACCACTGGTTCCTTTTTCGAGAACTCAAAAAGCTACAAGTCATCTTAA
- the LOC103848043 gene encoding L-ascorbate peroxidase 2, cytosolic, which yields MQEKMVKKSYPEVKEEYKKAVQRCKRKLRGLIAEKHCAPIVLRLAWHSAGTYDVKTKTGGPFGTIRLPQELADDANKGLDIAVRLLEPIKDLFPILSYADFYQLAGVVAVEITGGPEIPFHPGRLDKVEPPPEGRLPQATKGVDHLREVFGRMGLNDKDIVALSGGHTLGRCHKERSGFEGPWTQNPLIFDNSYFKELLSGEKQGLLQLPTDKALLEDPIFRPLVERYAADEDAFCEDYTKAHLKLSELGFADKE from the exons ATGCAAGAGAAGATGGTGAAGAAGAGTTACCCGGAAGTGAAGGAAGAATACAAGAAAGCTGTTCAGAGATGCAAGAGAAAGCTCCGTGGTCTTATCGCCGAGAAGCATTGTGCTCCCATCGTCCTCCGTCTTGC ATGGCACTCGGCTGGGACATATGACGTGAAGACGAAGACGGGAGGACCGTTTGGGACGATAAGGCTTCCACAAGAGTTAGCTGATGATGCTAACAAAGGTCTTGATATTGCTGTCAGGCTTCTTGAGCCTATCAAGGACTTGTTCCCCATCTTATCCTACGCTGATTTCTACCAG TTAGCTGGAGTTGTTGCTGTTGAGATCACTGGAGGACCCGAGATTCCTTTTCATCCTGGTAGATTG GACAAAGTTGAGCCACCTCCTGAAGGGCGTCTACCTCAGGCCACCAAA GGCGTGGATCATCTGAGAGAGGTATTTGGTCGGATGGGACTCAATGACAAAGATATTGTTGCATTGTCTGGTGGACACACCTTG GGTCGGTGCCACAAGGAACGCTCCGGATTCGAAGGACCATGGACACAAAACCCTCTCATTTTTGACAACTCTTATTTCAA AGAGTTACTAAGCGGAGAGAAACAAGGACTTCTTCAACTTCCAACCGACAAGGCTCTCCTCGAGGATCCTATCTTTCGTCCTCTCGTTGAGAGATATGCTGCA GATGAGGATGCCTTCTGCGAAGACTATACTAAAGCTCATCTCAAGTTGTCGGAACTCGG GTTTGCTGACAAGGAGTAA